The genomic region TCCGTCGAGAATCTTTGGAACGAGCGTGTTGTGTGCCCCCGAGAGAATAGAGATGCCGACGACATCCACGTCCTCCTGCACGGCGGCCTGCACAACTTCGTCGGGTGCTCGGTGGAGTCCCGAGTATATCACTTCGAAGCCGGCGTCTCGGAGCGCCCGCGCGATGACGTGCGCGCCCCGGTCGTGACCGTCGAGTCCGACTTTCGCCACCAGACACCTGATGGTCCGTTCCGTCTGCTCCTGCTCGACACTCATGCCAGTACGTACCGCGCGGTGTGTTTTCATTCTTGCCCTATTCATCATGACTGATGTCGAGTACGGCTCCCATCTGGGAGCGAAGATTGAGAGTGGTAACTTCACACCGCGTGTGTGAACCGAAGCCATTCCGGCCGCTCGGTCTGGAGTCGGCTGTGACCCACAGAGGCCTGTTTACCGTGCTTTGAGCGGTCAACGTCGGCCGACAGGTCAGCCTGGTACAATTCCAGAGAACGACAATTCTAAGTTCGCTGCTAGCGGCGTTTCCACCAGTGCGAACAGTCGCCGTCATCCCCGCGTACAACGAGTCGAGCACCATCGGATCGGTGATCGACGGAACGAGCCGCTACGTCGACGAGGTTGTCGTCGTCGACGACGGGTCGTCTGACGACACCGCGGCCGTCGCCCGGAAGCACGGCGCACATGTCGTCACGCACGTGTTCAACACCGGTGTCGGTGGGGCCGTCAGGACGGGCTATCAGTACGCAATTCGGCACGACTACGACTTCGTCGTGCAGGTCGACGCCGACGGGCAACACGACCCGGCGAAGATTCCGACCCTGCTGGACCACGCGGAGGACGCGGATATGGTCATCGGCAGCCGCTACCTGAACGAGAGTATCGAGGATTACCCGCTCATCAGACGGCTGGGCATCACGTTCTTCACGACTGTCGTTCGCAAACTCGGCGGTATCGACATCACCG from Haloarcula rubripromontorii harbors:
- a CDS encoding cobalamin B12-binding domain-containing protein, producing the protein MSVEQEQTERTIRCLVAKVGLDGHDRGAHVIARALRDAGFEVIYSGLHRAPDEVVQAAVQEDVDVVGISILSGAHNTLVPKILDGLKEYDAFDDRLILVGGIVPDDDQEELRGQGVDEIFGPGASMEEMIDYIHENAPER
- a CDS encoding glycosyltransferase family 2 protein, whose product is MRTVAVIPAYNESSTIGSVIDGTSRYVDEVVVVDDGSSDDTAAVARKHGAHVVTHVFNTGVGGAVRTGYQYAIRHDYDFVVQVDADGQHDPAKIPTLLDHAEDADMVIGSRYLNESIEDYPLIRRLGITFFTTVVRKLGGIDITDVTSGFRVYRVSALQDILHRSDNHWAVEQTLDAAQRGQRIEEVSIEMPIRDEGESQFSLDTLVLYPLRMTDTVFRVLLFR